One Eriocheir sinensis breed Jianghai 21 chromosome 32, ASM2467909v1, whole genome shotgun sequence genomic region harbors:
- the LOC127006308 gene encoding protein SET-like, which translates to MSDSGASPAKMKKLDPAAGSEGSGEAREYDPETQRALEEIDACQNEIDQLNEKASEEILKVEQKYNKLRKPNFERRSKIIQRIPNFWVTAFVNHPQISAILEEEEEECLHYLSKLDVEEFDDIKSGYRIKFFFDENPYFENEVLTKEFHLGSTGVPASHSTEIKWKDGHNLLHRFRQRMQQQQQQQAGGERGGGARKRPLELRSFFSWFCDHGDPSADEIAEVIKDDMWPNPLQYFLVPDIEVENGEGEEEEEELEEEEVDDNVVVVEEEIEEVEEEGPEEDDEEDEDEEEGAGEEDGEADE; encoded by the exons ATGTCGGATTCAGGCGCCTCCCCGGCCAAGATGAAGAAGCTCGACCCCGCGGCGGGCAGCGAGGGGTCCGGCGAGGCGAGGGAGTACGACCCGGAGACACAGCGGGCCCTGGAGGAGATCGACGCGTGCCAGAACGAGATTGACCAGCTGAACGAGAAGGCGAGCGAGGAGATCCTGAAGGTGGAGCAGAAATACAACAAGCTCCGGAAACCCAACTTCGAGAGGCGCAGCAAGATCATACAGCGGATCCCCAACTTCTGGGTCACGGCC TTCGTCAACCACCCTCAAATCTCTGccatcttggaggaggaggaggaagagtgtctCCACTACCTCAGCAAACTGGACGTGGAGGAGTTCGACGACATCAAGTCTGGATACAG aATCAAATTTTTCTTCGACGAGAACCCGTACTTTGAGAACGAAGTCTTGACGAAAGAGTTCCACCTCGGCTCCACAG GTGTTCCAGCCTCACACTCGACGGAGATCAAGTGGAAAGATGGCCACAACCTACTCCACCGGTTTAGGCAGCGgatgcaacagcagcagcagcagcaggccgggggcgagcggggcggcggggcgaggaAGCGGCCCCTGGAACTGAGGTCATTCTTCTCATGGTTCTGCGACCACGGCGACCCCTCGGCGGACGAGATAGCGGAG GTTATCAAGGATGACATGTGGCCCAACCCCCTCCAGTACTTCCTGGTTCCCGACATCGAGGTTGAGAAcggggagggcgaggaggaagaggaggagctggaggaggaggaggtggatgacaacgtggtggtggtggaggaggagatcgaggaggtggaggaggagggccctgaggaagatgatgaggaggatgaggatgaggaggaaggggctgGTGAAG